In Rissa tridactyla isolate bRisTri1 chromosome 8, bRisTri1.patW.cur.20221130, whole genome shotgun sequence, one genomic interval encodes:
- the IFT25 gene encoding intraflagellar transport protein 25 homolog, whose translation MRAADWCLSSAGAAVVLATSSDEQHPAENMADGSSETFWTTTGMFPQEFIIGFPKCVKISKVAIQCYLVRTLRIERSVSKDPVGFEQCIEKDLQHTEGQLQMEEFPLPDFQATYLRFIIKSAFDHFVSVHRVMAEGTAENI comes from the exons ATGAGGGCCGCAGATTGGTGTCTGAGCTCGGCGGGGGCCGCCGTCGTCCTGGCCACCTCCAGCGACGAGCAGCACCCGGCCGAGAACATGGCGGACGG AAGTTCAGAAACGTTTTGGACGACGACAGGGATGTTCCCACAGGAATTCATTATCGGTTTTCCTAAATGCGTAAAAATCAGCAAAGTCGCAATCCAGTGTTATTTGG tgCGGACCTTAAGGATTGAAAGAAGCGTATCTAAAGACCCAGTAGGTTTTGAACAGTGCATTGAAAAAG atTTGCAACACACAGAAGGACAGCTTCAAATGGAAGAATTTCCG CTTCCTGATTTCCAAGCCACTTACTTGCGTTTCATCATCAAATCTGCCTTTGATCATTTTGTGTCAGTGCACCGGGTGATGGCAGAGGGCACAGCAGAAAACATTTAA